A portion of the Streptomyces sp. NBC_01335 genome contains these proteins:
- a CDS encoding STM4011 family radical SAM protein, with product MDLTILYRGPLASCDYDCPYCPFAKRRDSREQLSADRAALERFTAWVAGRTGDRLSVLFTPWGEGLVRSWYRRALVELSHLPQVARVAIQTNLSGRTGWLSAADPERVALWCTYHPGQTPYDRFLGKCRELTSAGVRYSVGVVGFEEHLPEARRLRADLPEQVYLWVNAAEGRTYTDAEAERWTALDPLFPYSRHPHRSAGLPCRTGESVISVDGDGTVRRCHFVKEELGSLYDGSYRRALGPRACPLAVCDCHIGYVHLESLPLYDVFAGGVLERIPAAPAGPAAAGPSRLRLPLV from the coding sequence GTGGACCTGACGATCCTCTACCGCGGCCCGCTCGCCTCCTGCGACTACGACTGCCCGTACTGCCCGTTCGCCAAGAGGCGGGACAGCCGGGAGCAGCTCTCGGCCGACCGGGCGGCGCTCGAACGCTTCACGGCGTGGGTCGCCGGGCGGACCGGGGACCGTCTCTCGGTGCTCTTCACCCCGTGGGGCGAGGGGCTGGTGCGGTCCTGGTACCGGCGGGCGCTGGTCGAGCTGTCCCACCTGCCGCAGGTGGCGCGGGTCGCGATCCAGACGAATCTCAGCGGCAGGACCGGCTGGCTGTCCGCGGCCGACCCGGAGCGGGTGGCGCTCTGGTGCACGTACCACCCGGGCCAGACCCCGTACGACCGGTTCCTCGGCAAGTGCCGGGAGCTGACCTCGGCGGGGGTGCGGTACAGCGTGGGGGTCGTCGGTTTCGAGGAGCACCTCCCCGAGGCGCGGAGACTGCGGGCGGACCTGCCGGAGCAGGTGTACCTGTGGGTGAACGCCGCCGAGGGGCGTACGTACACGGACGCGGAGGCGGAGCGCTGGACGGCGCTCGACCCGCTGTTCCCGTACAGCCGGCATCCGCACCGCTCGGCGGGGCTGCCGTGCCGGACCGGGGAGTCGGTGATCTCGGTGGACGGGGACGGCACCGTGCGCCGGTGCCATTTCGTCAAGGAGGAGCTGGGCAGTCTCTATGACGGCAGCTACCGCCGGGCGCTCGGCCCGAGGGCCTGCCCGCTGGCGGTCTGCGACTGCCACATCGGATACGTGCACCTGGAGTCGCTGCCGTTGTACGACGTGTTCGCCGGGGGTGTGCTGGAGCGGATTCCGGCGGCGCCGGCCGGGCCCGCCGCAGCGGGCCCGTCACGTCTCCGGCTTCCCCTGGTGTAG
- a CDS encoding M23 family metallopeptidase — protein MPIPGKHRRKKSGPIARGILAVGAGGAVVALPLLGATGAHAAEQSAPAVAQSAQQSAKTYKVVSGDYLAKIAAQHKIKGGWEKLYQDNREVIGGNPSLILPGMKLTLGAQASGSASTASAPAASSAKAETKTAAKTETKAAPATASTSAATTTKAADSNSTGWTTPVANATVTTQYHASGSMWSSGYHTGSDFSAATGTVVRAVGPGTVVSAGYDGAYGNEVIIKHADGMYSQYAHQSQLMVSAGQTVTGGQQIGLSGATGNVTGPHLHFEIRTTPSYGSDVDPIAYLRSHGVSI, from the coding sequence ATGCCCATCCCGGGTAAGCACCGTCGTAAGAAGTCCGGCCCGATCGCTCGCGGCATCCTCGCCGTCGGAGCCGGCGGCGCCGTCGTCGCCCTGCCGCTCCTCGGAGCCACGGGTGCCCACGCCGCTGAGCAGTCGGCCCCCGCCGTCGCCCAGTCCGCCCAGCAGTCCGCCAAGACCTACAAGGTCGTCTCCGGCGACTACCTGGCGAAGATCGCCGCCCAGCACAAGATCAAGGGTGGCTGGGAGAAGCTCTACCAGGACAACCGCGAGGTCATCGGCGGCAACCCGAGCCTGATCCTCCCGGGCATGAAGCTGACGCTCGGCGCCCAGGCGTCCGGCTCGGCCTCCACCGCGTCCGCCCCGGCCGCCTCTTCCGCGAAGGCCGAGACCAAGACCGCGGCCAAGACCGAGACGAAGGCCGCCCCGGCGACCGCGTCCACGTCCGCCGCGACCACCACCAAGGCCGCCGACAGCAACAGCACGGGCTGGACCACGCCGGTCGCCAACGCGACCGTCACCACCCAGTACCACGCCTCCGGCTCCATGTGGTCCAGCGGTTACCACACCGGCTCCGACTTCAGCGCCGCCACCGGCACCGTCGTCCGCGCCGTCGGCCCCGGCACCGTCGTCTCCGCCGGCTACGACGGCGCCTACGGCAACGAGGTCATCATCAAGCACGCCGACGGCATGTACTCCCAGTACGCCCACCAGTCGCAGCTGATGGTCTCGGCCGGCCAGACCGTCACCGGCGGCCAGCAGATCGGCCTCTCGGGTGCCACCGGCAACGTCACCGGCCCGCACCTCCACTTCGAGATCCGCACCACCCCGAGCTACGGCTCGGACGTGGACCCGATCGCCTACCTGCGTTCGCACGGCGTCTCCATCTGA
- a CDS encoding SGNH/GDSL hydrolase family protein: MADDSRIQKTDIIGSYAAIGDSFTEGVGDPGPDGAYVGWADRFAVLLADQLPVLDEATSSDSPRGEFRYANLAVRGRLLDQIVEEQVPRAKELAPDLVSFCAGGNDIIRPGTDPDDLAERFERAVADLTNAVGTVMVTTGFDTRGVPVLRHMRGKIATYNVHLRAIADRYHCPVLDLWSLRSIQDRRAWDGDRLHLSSGGHTRVALRAAQVLGLETPADPDQPWPPQAQRNTFEVRRDDIQWAREYLVPWIGRRLRGESSGDEVAAKRPDLLPL; encoded by the coding sequence GTGGCAGACGATTCGAGAATCCAGAAGACAGACATCATCGGGTCGTACGCGGCGATCGGCGACAGTTTCACCGAAGGAGTCGGAGACCCCGGACCCGACGGGGCCTATGTCGGCTGGGCGGACCGTTTCGCGGTTCTCCTGGCGGACCAGCTCCCCGTCCTCGACGAGGCGACGAGCTCCGATTCCCCGCGCGGGGAATTCCGGTACGCCAATCTCGCGGTACGCGGACGACTCCTCGACCAGATCGTCGAGGAACAGGTCCCCCGCGCCAAGGAGCTCGCACCCGACCTGGTGAGCTTCTGCGCCGGAGGCAACGACATCATCCGGCCCGGCACCGACCCGGACGACCTGGCCGAGCGTTTCGAGCGCGCGGTCGCCGACCTCACCAACGCCGTCGGCACCGTCATGGTCACCACCGGGTTCGACACCCGGGGCGTGCCGGTCCTGCGCCACATGCGCGGCAAGATCGCCACGTACAACGTCCACCTGCGGGCCATCGCGGACCGCTACCACTGCCCGGTGCTCGACCTCTGGTCCCTCCGCTCGATCCAGGACCGCCGAGCCTGGGACGGCGACCGGCTCCACCTGTCCTCCGGAGGGCACACCCGGGTGGCACTGCGGGCCGCGCAGGTCCTCGGCCTGGAGACACCGGCCGACCCCGACCAGCCGTGGCCCCCGCAGGCCCAGCGGAACACCTTCGAGGTGCGGCGCGACGACATCCAGTGGGCACGCGAGTACCTCGTGCCGTGGATCGGCCGCCGGCTGCGCGGCGAGTCCTCCGGCGACGAGGTCGCGGCGAAGCGGCCGGACCTGCTGCCGCTCTGA